The following proteins come from a genomic window of Campylobacter coli 76339:
- a CDS encoding Putative transcriptional regulator, with product MQEYLDFLKGVGKIRKFEKNNILFFEGEKALKFFILLKGRVRVYKSTAGEKEITLHYFTPPNFIAEMPTFKHLRYPANAICEEYCEILEIDFEDFEALCTQNKEFNFLLISSLFEKIKILEKKLLENSLDLKSKLARYLLENEKNLAQISQRQIAVDLSVRAESLSRILKEFKNSELIETKKGKIEILDKEGLKKGLW from the coding sequence ATGCAAGAATATTTAGATTTTTTAAAGGGTGTAGGCAAAATAAGAAAATTTGAAAAAAATAATATTTTATTTTTTGAAGGTGAGAAGGCGTTAAAATTTTTTATTCTTTTAAAGGGCAGGGTGCGTGTATATAAGAGCACAGCAGGTGAAAAGGAGATTACTTTACATTATTTTACTCCACCTAATTTTATAGCTGAAATGCCTACATTTAAGCATTTGAGATATCCAGCAAATGCTATTTGTGAAGAGTATTGTGAAATTTTAGAAATTGATTTTGAGGATTTTGAAGCCCTGTGTACTCAAAATAAAGAATTTAATTTTTTACTTATTTCATCTCTTTTTGAAAAAATTAAAATTTTAGAAAAAAAATTACTAGAAAATTCTTTAGATCTTAAAAGCAAACTCGCAAGATATCTTTTAGAAAATGAAAAAAATTTAGCTCAAATTTCGCAAAGACAAATCGCAGTGGATTTAAGCGTTCGTGCTGAATCTTTGTCAAGAATTTTAAAAGAATTTAAAAATTCAGAGCTAATTGAGACAAAAAAGGGTAAAATTGAAATACTAGATAAAGAGGGTTTAAAAAAAGGACTTTGGTAA
- a CDS encoding ATP-dependent DNA helicase RecG, with protein sequence MIDEQHRFGSAQRQQIYSLNEDELAPHFIQFSATPIPRTLSMIQSELLNFSFIKEMPFKKDITTLCIQNEGFAKLSEKIKEEIAQNHQIIIIYPLVNPSDKIPYLSLEQARKYWEDNYEKVFVTHGKDKQKDEILERFRDEGNILLSTTVVEVGISLPRLSTIIIVGAERLGLATLHQLRGRVGRVGLKSTCYLYTKLKEIPNRLKEFASTLDGFKIAELDLKNRLSGDLLDGFIQHGNEFKYFDFSKDEYILEKAKKDLMEI encoded by the coding sequence ATGATAGATGAACAGCATCGCTTTGGTTCTGCGCAGCGTCAGCAAATTTACTCTTTAAATGAAGACGAATTAGCCCCGCATTTTATACAATTTTCTGCAACACCCATTCCAAGAACTTTAAGCATGATACAATCAGAGCTTTTAAATTTTAGTTTTATCAAGGAAATGCCTTTTAAAAAGGATATCACCACTCTTTGTATACAAAATGAAGGTTTTGCAAAACTTAGTGAAAAAATCAAAGAAGAAATTGCGCAAAATCATCAAATTATCATCATCTATCCCTTAGTCAATCCAAGTGATAAAATTCCTTATCTTTCTTTAGAGCAAGCAAGAAAGTATTGGGAGGATAATTATGAAAAAGTTTTTGTTACACATGGGAAAGATAAGCAAAAAGATGAAATTTTGGAGCGGTTTCGTGATGAGGGAAATATTTTATTAAGCACCACAGTCGTAGAAGTAGGAATTTCATTGCCAAGACTTAGTACTATCATTATCGTGGGGGCAGAACGCTTAGGCCTTGCTACCTTGCATCAACTTCGTGGACGCGTAGGTCGTGTCGGACTTAAAAGTACTTGTTATCTTTATACAAAACTCAAAGAAATTCCAAATCGATTAAAAGAATTTGCTAGTACTTTAGATGGTTTTAAAATCGCAGAACTTGATCTTAAAAATCGTTTGAGTGGGGATTTGCTTGATGGATTTATCCAGCATGGAAATGAATTTAAATATTTTGATTTTTCCAAAGATGAATACATTTTGGAAAAAGCAAAAAAAGATCTGATGGAAATATAA
- a CDS encoding ATP-dependent DNA helicase RecG produces the protein MKIKENDFDFFKKLKIKSAIDLALILPKKIENLSPSKMPKENELCTQKISIKSIHSKKGQLFGLGFCKEWNQDISFVFFHPRTWHFGVCKIGKELILSAKLTRFGHIWQFNNPKILTSFAGFTPKYQIQGLQDKKISEFIHKYLNYENLKESGIEDKYIHFLLNLHAYDEKSFLMFENLERFEKDLKYIEIYNFLKRLKAKKNHSKAYEIEIFNIANWLKNLPFLPTCDQLNALKDIEQDLSSKEAKRRVIMGDVGCGKTLVLLGAALMVYPKQAILMAPTSILAHQLYEEAKKLLPEFMDILFIKGGKKEKDLEEKIQKSQFDYRNPCTHSSSKS, from the coding sequence ATGAAAATTAAAGAAAATGATTTTGATTTTTTTAAAAAATTAAAAATTAAAAGTGCGATTGATTTAGCACTTATCTTACCTAAAAAAATCGAAAATTTGAGTCCTAGCAAAATGCCGAAAGAAAATGAGCTGTGCACCCAAAAAATAAGCATTAAAAGCATTCATTCAAAAAAAGGTCAGCTTTTTGGTTTGGGATTTTGCAAGGAGTGGAATCAAGATATCTCCTTTGTGTTTTTTCATCCTAGAACTTGGCATTTTGGAGTTTGCAAAATAGGCAAAGAGCTTATTTTAAGTGCGAAACTTACGCGTTTTGGTCACATTTGGCAATTTAATAATCCTAAAATTTTAACTTCTTTTGCAGGTTTTACTCCAAAATATCAAATTCAAGGCTTGCAAGATAAAAAAATCTCTGAATTTATACACAAATATCTTAATTATGAAAATTTAAAAGAAAGTGGGATTGAAGATAAATACATCCATTTTCTTTTAAATTTGCATGCTTATGATGAAAAAAGTTTTTTAATGTTTGAGAATTTGGAGCGTTTTGAGAAGGATTTAAAATATATTGAAATTTACAATTTTTTAAAACGCTTAAAAGCCAAAAAAAACCATTCTAAAGCTTATGAAATTGAAATTTTTAATATAGCTAATTGGTTAAAAAATTTACCTTTTTTACCCACTTGCGATCAGTTAAATGCTTTAAAGGATATAGAGCAAGATTTGAGTTCTAAAGAGGCTAAAAGACGAGTGATTATGGGAGATGTGGGCTGTGGTAAGACTTTGGTTTTGCTAGGTGCTGCTTTAATGGTATATCCAAAACAAGCTATTTTGATGGCTCCTACTAGCATACTTGCTCATCAGCTTTATGAAGAGGCAAAAAAGCTTTTGCCTGAATTTATGGATATTTTATTTATCAAAGGAGGCAAAAAAGAAAAAGATTTGGAAGAAAAAATACAAAAAAGCCAATTTGATTATAGGAACCCATGCACTCATTCATCTTCAAAGTCATAA
- a CDS encoding Zinc protease-like protein produces the protein MQNLEVNGIKTPFIFEENNDFPIVILKLVFRNCGRSYDEIAGLAKMFARILNEGVDDSFFKELEFKAVNLEASSGFESLEINLSCLEENFEFALKHLENLLLNPRFEEKVLEKLKINALGELASKSSDFDYLAKNLLNSEIFGCKEFQSPNDGDEKSIKQISLSDLEGFYKKNINLSNLVVILGGNLSQEKAKGLLDKLLAKLQKGSQNSQKTYEINSKNKDIIQIRKESEQAYIYFAAPFFTKFNDKDFYLAKIALFILGQGGFGSRIMEEIRVKRGLAYSAYAMLDMNASFTRVFGYLQTKNESAKEAKKIVKEVFGDFVKEGVSQNELVQAKNFLIGSTPLRYESLSRRLSISFNEYYQGLPKGYYKEELKLIEKVELKELNAYIRKHSEILDLNFASIANEN, from the coding sequence ATGCAGAATTTAGAAGTTAATGGGATAAAAACCCCTTTTATTTTTGAGGAAAATAATGATTTTCCTATTGTTATTTTAAAGCTTGTTTTTAGAAACTGTGGAAGAAGTTATGATGAGATAGCAGGACTTGCAAAGATGTTTGCAAGAATTTTAAACGAGGGTGTAGACGATAGCTTTTTTAAAGAATTGGAATTTAAAGCTGTGAATTTAGAAGCAAGCAGTGGTTTTGAAAGTTTGGAAATCAATCTTTCTTGCTTGGAGGAAAATTTTGAATTTGCTTTAAAACACCTAGAAAATTTACTTTTAAATCCTAGATTTGAAGAAAAAGTTTTAGAAAAACTAAAAATTAATGCTCTAGGTGAGCTTGCTAGTAAAAGTAGTGATTTTGATTATTTGGCAAAAAATTTGCTCAATAGTGAAATTTTTGGATGTAAAGAATTTCAAAGTCCAAATGATGGCGATGAAAAAAGTATCAAGCAAATTTCTTTAAGCGACTTGGAAGGTTTTTATAAGAAAAATATTAATTTAAGCAATCTCGTAGTAATTTTAGGTGGGAATTTAAGCCAAGAAAAGGCTAAAGGATTGTTAGATAAATTATTAGCGAAACTTCAAAAAGGTAGCCAAAATTCACAAAAAACTTATGAAATTAATTCAAAAAATAAAGACATAATCCAAATCAGAAAAGAAAGCGAGCAAGCTTATATTTACTTTGCTGCACCTTTTTTTACAAAATTTAATGATAAGGATTTTTATCTTGCAAAAATCGCACTATTTATTTTAGGTCAAGGTGGCTTTGGATCAAGGATAATGGAAGAAATTCGTGTCAAAAGAGGGCTTGCGTATTCTGCTTATGCCATGCTTGATATGAATGCGTCTTTTACTAGAGTTTTTGGCTATTTGCAAACTAAAAACGAAAGCGCTAAAGAAGCTAAAAAGATAGTTAAAGAAGTGTTTGGGGATTTTGTAAAAGAAGGAGTGAGTCAAAATGAGCTTGTGCAGGCTAAAAATTTTCTCATAGGTTCAACTCCTTTGCGTTACGAAAGTCTTAGTAGGCGTTTGTCAATAAGCTTTAACGAGTATTATCAGGGATTGCCAAAAGGATATTACAAAGAAGAATTAAAGCTCATAGAAAAAGTAGAACTTAAAGAGTTAAATGCTTACATACGAAAACATAGTGAAATTTTAGATTTAAATTTTGCAAGTATTGCAAATGAAAATTAA
- a CDS encoding Menaquinone via futalosine step 3 codes for MKRLDKEEALYLLRNANLVELGEMAYQRKLELHPEKITTFVVDRNINYTNVCCIDCSFCAFYRHHKEDDAYILSFEEIGKKIEELEAIGGTQILFQGGVHPKLKIEWYEELVSWIKEHYPNITVHGFSAVEIAYIAKASKISISEVLQRLQAKGLFSIPGAGAEVLSDRVRDIIAPNKCDTATWLEVHRRAHEIGMKSTATMMFGTVESDEEIIDHFEHLRKLQDETGGFRAFILWSFQSENTALIQKHPEIMKQSSNKYLRLLALARLYLDNFKNLQSSWVTQGSLIGQLALKFGANDLGSTMMEENVVSAAGASYRMNQDEMIRLIKSLGENPAKRNTAYEILERF; via the coding sequence TTGAAAAGATTAGATAAAGAAGAAGCTCTTTATTTGTTAAGGAATGCAAATTTGGTAGAGCTTGGAGAAATGGCTTATCAAAGAAAATTAGAACTTCATCCTGAAAAAATCACCACTTTTGTTGTAGATAGAAATATAAATTATACTAATGTTTGTTGCATTGATTGTTCTTTTTGCGCTTTTTATCGTCATCACAAAGAAGATGATGCTTATATTTTAAGTTTTGAAGAAATCGGTAAAAAAATTGAAGAACTTGAAGCTATTGGAGGGACGCAAATTCTTTTTCAAGGCGGAGTGCATCCTAAGCTAAAAATAGAGTGGTATGAAGAGCTTGTTTCATGGATAAAAGAGCATTATCCAAACATTACTGTGCATGGCTTTTCTGCAGTTGAGATTGCTTATATTGCCAAGGCTTCTAAAATTTCGATTTCTGAAGTTTTGCAAAGACTTCAGGCTAAAGGTTTGTTTTCTATACCTGGAGCGGGTGCTGAGGTGTTAAGCGATAGGGTGCGAGATATTATCGCACCTAATAAATGCGATACCGCCACTTGGTTAGAAGTGCATAGAAGAGCTCATGAAATCGGTATGAAAAGTACTGCTACTATGATGTTTGGAACGGTTGAAAGTGATGAGGAAATCATCGATCATTTTGAACATTTAAGAAAATTACAAGATGAAACAGGAGGCTTTAGGGCTTTTATCTTGTGGAGTTTTCAAAGTGAAAATACGGCACTAATCCAAAAACATCCTGAAATCATGAAGCAAAGTTCGAACAAATACTTAAGACTTTTAGCTTTGGCTAGACTTTATTTGGATAATTTTAAAAATTTACAAAGCTCTTGGGTGACACAAGGTTCATTGATCGGGCAACTTGCTTTAAAATTTGGAGCCAATGATTTAGGCTCAACCATGATGGAAGAAAATGTTGTAAGCGCTGCAGGCGCGAGTTATAGAATGAATCAAGATGAGATGATAAGGCTGATTAAAAGCTTGGGTGAAAATCCTGCTAAGCGTAATACAGCTTATGAAATTTTAGAAAGGTTTTAA
- a CDS encoding Putative integral membrane protein encodes MNYIDLLKNNKNIRILTLVQFIVYFGAWFSQTGVFALLVNLNAPTWATATSAMLAFLPGVLLAPINGVIVEKNKPKNLLLSMISIELISIFCLIFVTSLSMLWLLFILIFIRLCVASIYFQAEMSLLAKILNPEELKLANEMHSVIWAVSYTAGMASAGIFINFFSIKAAFLFDCCLIIIGILFLTRLRIPHFKQKIQNKFFALIKEGFLYVLQNKTIFHLIILHAFIGFTAYETLVTLLAQHEYKEVLSAALVIGFLNAIRALALAFGPILLSKITNNKNVFFLYLGQGLGIILWALTQFNFYISFIGLIAAGFCTSTLWAYTYTLIQKNCDKAYYGRVIAYTDMVYLSFSALISQLMGLLFEQGLKLATITTLLGMIFIFAAFYWKWFDKKYL; translated from the coding sequence ATGAATTATATTGACTTATTGAAAAATAATAAAAATATTAGAATACTAACCCTAGTGCAATTTATCGTATATTTTGGTGCTTGGTTTTCCCAAACAGGCGTTTTTGCTCTTTTAGTAAATTTAAATGCTCCTACTTGGGCAACAGCCACAAGTGCTATGCTTGCTTTTTTACCAGGGGTTTTGCTTGCTCCTATTAATGGAGTTATAGTTGAAAAAAATAAGCCTAAAAATCTTTTATTGAGTATGATTAGTATAGAGCTTATTTCCATTTTCTGTCTTATCTTTGTAACAAGTCTTAGTATGCTTTGGCTTTTATTTATTTTAATTTTTATTAGGCTTTGCGTGGCTTCAATTTACTTTCAAGCTGAAATGAGCTTGCTAGCTAAAATTTTAAATCCAGAAGAACTCAAACTTGCCAACGAAATGCATAGTGTAATTTGGGCAGTTTCTTATACGGCAGGTATGGCAAGTGCAGGAATTTTTATCAACTTCTTTAGTATAAAAGCAGCCTTTTTATTTGATTGTTGTCTTATCATTATTGGAATTTTATTTTTAACCAGACTTCGCATTCCTCATTTTAAACAAAAAATTCAAAATAAATTTTTTGCTCTAATTAAAGAAGGATTTTTGTATGTTTTGCAAAACAAAACCATCTTTCATCTTATTATATTGCACGCTTTTATAGGATTTACTGCTTATGAAACACTCGTAACTTTATTGGCTCAACACGAATATAAAGAAGTTTTATCCGCTGCTTTGGTTATAGGATTTTTAAATGCGATAAGAGCTTTGGCTTTGGCTTTTGGGCCTATTCTTTTAAGTAAAATTACAAATAATAAAAATGTATTTTTTCTATACCTAGGTCAAGGTTTAGGAATTATACTTTGGGCTTTAACTCAATTTAATTTTTACATTTCTTTTATAGGTCTTATTGCTGCAGGATTTTGCACTTCAACCCTTTGGGCTTATACTTATACTCTAATTCAAAAAAACTGCGATAAAGCTTACTACGGAAGAGTAATTGCTTATACGGATATGGTTTATCTTAGCTTTAGCGCTCTTATTTCTCAACTCATGGGTTTGTTATTTGAACAAGGTCTTAAACTTGCAACGATCACAACTTTGCTTGGAATGATATTTATATTTGCAGCTTTTTATTGGAAATGGTTTGATAAGAAATATTTGTGA
- a CDS encoding Transcription termination protein NusA translates to MEKIADIIESIANEKNLDIESVKEKVITALINTAKRIYGQEYDFFVDRKNLNLYQKITVVADNDERLNENKESYIEFSKAKKEAPDVEIGDELTYECSLENLGRTAVNILHKELEYHIQKLLEQTIFEKYKNKVGQMVFGNVVRIDNEENTYIEIDELRAFLPRKNRIKGEKFKVGDVVKAVIRRVYTDKGIKMELSRTSPKFLECLLEAEVPEIKDGYVSVVKCARIPGERAKIILQANGANIDPVGATVGVKGVRINAVSKELHNENIDCIEFSNEPEILIARALAPAIVSSVKIENEKAIVTLNSEQKSKAIGKSGINIRLAGMLSGYEIELNEVNAHSTNNTLSNEEALKNLQDLFKI, encoded by the coding sequence ATGGAAAAAATCGCAGACATTATAGAAAGCATTGCGAATGAGAAAAATTTGGATATAGAAAGCGTAAAAGAAAAAGTTATTACAGCTTTGATAAATACAGCAAAAAGAATTTATGGGCAAGAATATGACTTTTTTGTAGATAGAAAAAATTTAAATCTTTATCAAAAAATTACAGTTGTAGCAGATAATGATGAGAGATTGAATGAAAATAAAGAAAGTTATATTGAATTCAGTAAAGCCAAAAAAGAAGCGCCTGATGTTGAAATAGGGGATGAGCTTACTTATGAATGTTCTTTAGAAAATTTAGGAAGAACAGCTGTAAATATTTTACACAAAGAATTAGAATATCATATACAAAAGCTGCTTGAGCAAACTATTTTTGAAAAATATAAAAATAAAGTCGGTCAAATGGTTTTTGGAAATGTTGTGCGAATTGATAATGAGGAAAATACCTATATAGAAATAGATGAGCTGAGAGCTTTTTTACCAAGAAAAAATCGTATCAAGGGTGAAAAATTTAAGGTAGGCGATGTTGTTAAAGCTGTGATACGCCGCGTTTATACAGACAAGGGTATTAAAATGGAACTAAGTCGCACGAGCCCTAAATTTTTAGAATGCTTGCTTGAAGCAGAGGTGCCTGAAATTAAAGATGGATATGTAAGCGTAGTTAAATGCGCTAGAATTCCTGGAGAAAGAGCAAAAATCATACTTCAAGCAAATGGAGCAAATATTGATCCTGTAGGAGCTACTGTGGGCGTAAAAGGGGTTAGAATCAATGCTGTGAGCAAAGAATTACACAATGAAAATATAGATTGTATTGAATTTAGCAATGAGCCTGAAATTTTAATCGCAAGAGCCTTAGCGCCTGCTATAGTGAGTTCCGTAAAGATAGAAAATGAAAAAGCAATTGTAACTTTAAACAGTGAGCAAAAGAGTAAAGCTATCGGAAAAAGTGGTATTAATATTCGACTTGCAGGTATGCTTAGTGGATATGAGATCGAGCTTAATGAAGTAAATGCTCACTCTACAAACAATACTCTAAGCAATGAAGAAGCCTTGAAAAATCTACAGGATTTATTTAAAATTTAA
- a CDS encoding tRNA-i(6)A37 methylthiotransferase, producing the protein MIAELTQKDNYTLTEDIKEADLILINTCSVREKPVHKLFSEVGGFEKIKKAGAKIGVCGCTASHLGGEIFRRAPYVDFVLGARNISKITQAVNTPKFMSVDIDYDESEFAFGDFRNSIYKSYINISIGCDKHCTYCIVPHTRGDEISIPLNIIYKEAQKAVDKGAKEIFLLGQNVNNYGKRFRNEHKKMDFSDLLEELSTIEGLERIRFTSPHPLHMDDKFLEVFAKNPKVCKSMHMPLQSGSSQILKAMKRGYTKEWYLDRALKLRELCPSVSISTDIIVAFPGESDKDFEETMEVLEKVRFEQMFSFKYSKRPLTKAATMPNQIDEETASSRLSTLQARHNEILDDIVKKQENKTFKVLFEELRAGNAIAGRTDNNFLVQVEGSEELLGTFKEVKITNAKRMVLYGEII; encoded by the coding sequence ATGATAGCAGAACTGACACAAAAGGATAATTATACCTTAACAGAAGATATTAAAGAAGCAGATTTGATACTTATCAACACCTGCTCTGTGCGTGAAAAACCTGTACATAAGCTTTTTTCGGAAGTGGGCGGATTTGAAAAGATAAAAAAAGCGGGTGCAAAAATAGGAGTTTGCGGTTGCACAGCTTCACACTTGGGAGGCGAAATCTTTCGTCGCGCTCCTTATGTAGATTTTGTATTAGGAGCTAGAAATATTTCTAAAATTACCCAAGCTGTTAACACTCCTAAATTTATGAGCGTTGATATAGATTACGATGAGAGTGAATTTGCTTTTGGTGATTTTAGAAATAGTATTTATAAATCATATATTAATATCTCTATAGGTTGTGATAAGCATTGTACTTATTGCATAGTTCCGCATACAAGAGGAGATGAAATTTCCATTCCTTTAAACATTATCTACAAAGAAGCACAAAAAGCAGTAGATAAAGGCGCTAAGGAAATTTTTCTACTAGGACAAAATGTTAATAATTACGGTAAAAGATTTAGAAATGAACATAAGAAAATGGATTTCTCAGATCTTTTAGAAGAACTTAGTACTATAGAGGGATTAGAACGCATCCGCTTTACAAGCCCTCATCCTCTACATATGGATGACAAATTTCTGGAAGTATTTGCCAAAAATCCAAAAGTGTGCAAATCAATGCACATGCCTTTACAAAGCGGCTCAAGTCAAATTTTAAAAGCTATGAAGCGTGGCTACACAAAAGAGTGGTATTTAGATAGAGCATTAAAGCTCAGAGAACTTTGCCCGAGCGTGAGCATATCAACAGATATCATTGTCGCGTTTCCAGGAGAAAGCGATAAAGATTTTGAAGAAACTATGGAAGTTTTAGAAAAAGTACGCTTTGAACAAATGTTTTCTTTTAAATACTCCAAGCGTCCTTTAACCAAAGCCGCTACTATGCCAAATCAAATCGATGAAGAAACAGCTTCAAGTCGACTTAGTACTCTACAAGCTCGCCATAATGAAATTTTAGATGATATCGTAAAAAAACAAGAAAACAAAACCTTCAAAGTTCTTTTTGAAGAACTAAGAGCGGGTAATGCTATCGCGGGTAGAACAGATAATAATTTTTTAGTACAAGTTGAAGGTAGCGAAGAGCTTTTGGGGACTTTTAAAGAAGTAAAAATTACTAATGCAAAGCGTATGGTTTTATATGGGGAAATCATTTAA
- a CDS encoding Putative membrane protein: MTYSFIKPRKKPIFTLFDKIWLGLFGFGIFFILVVYFLYLIKIAFIHNFIEEQKEQVVQFQNKTQENERLYDILLEQSNIANTFYTQNQAFKNSLRNLFNIIVKTDAITLESVEQEENSLKLIGVTPTKEMFALLLETPLKSIFDQSFTTYYRLNNGWYRFISISKQNSGVLQ, translated from the coding sequence GTGACTTATAGCTTCATAAAACCTAGAAAAAAACCTATCTTTACACTCTTTGATAAAATATGGCTAGGACTCTTTGGTTTTGGTATATTTTTTATACTTGTGGTGTATTTTTTATATCTTATTAAAATTGCGTTCATTCATAATTTCATAGAAGAGCAAAAAGAACAGGTTGTGCAATTTCAAAATAAAACACAAGAGAATGAAAGATTATACGATATACTTCTTGAACAAAGCAACATTGCAAATACTTTTTACACCCAAAACCAAGCTTTTAAAAATAGCTTAAGAAACCTTTTTAATATAATAGTTAAAACCGATGCAATCACTCTTGAAAGCGTAGAACAAGAAGAAAATTCTCTAAAACTTATAGGTGTCACCCCAACAAAAGAAATGTTTGCCTTACTTTTAGAAACACCATTAAAAAGTATTTTTGATCAGAGTTTTACAACCTATTATCGCTTAAATAATGGCTGGTATCGCTTCATTAGCATAAGTAAACAAAATTCAGGAGTTTTACAATGA
- a CDS encoding membrane protein, producing MKDKSLEEINILKIIIYVLSFITVCTALILFLLLPLLKDYKQANLRKNSQVAIFNAAKTKLDISENKINTLRTENNKSLEQFEQKFNLTHFQNFLEKYFKNIQVTELKLDKKEKYLTHRINIQASINNPRRLYDFIDALAQYNNLVKIDYPMTLKASDHGIMINLNVQIYSN from the coding sequence ATGAAAGATAAAAGTCTTGAAGAAATAAATATTTTAAAAATTATTATTTATGTTTTAAGCTTTATTACCGTATGTACAGCATTGATTTTATTTTTATTATTACCCCTATTAAAAGATTATAAGCAAGCTAATTTAAGAAAAAATTCTCAAGTGGCTATATTCAATGCAGCAAAAACAAAACTAGATATTAGCGAGAACAAAATAAATACCCTAAGAACAGAAAATAATAAAAGCTTAGAACAATTCGAACAAAAATTCAATTTAACGCATTTTCAAAATTTTTTAGAAAAATATTTTAAAAATATTCAAGTAACAGAACTTAAATTAGATAAAAAAGAAAAATACCTCACTCATAGAATCAATATCCAAGCATCGATAAATAATCCTAGACGCTTATATGACTTCATAGATGCCTTAGCTCAATATAACAATCTTGTAAAGATTGATTATCCCATGACTTTAAAGGCTAGCGATCATGGGATAATGATAAATCTTAATGTGCAAATTTACTCAAACTAG